A region of the Corynebacterium renale genome:
GCGCCGAAAAACCGGGCGGTCGCGTAGGCGTACTTCATCGAGCGCAGCGTAGAGCTCTGAGCGTTGCGGGGTGGAAACAGAATCCGAATTATGAGGGGAAGTCATGACAATGTATAGAGTCTAGCCGACTACCGATCGTTACGGTGTCCCGGCGAAAACCAGGGGGTGTTCAAGAATGTTAATTTTCTGTACCATGACCCTAAACATAGTATTGCGGGCTTTTATAGGCTCTGATGGACAACGGAAGGCAGCACGATGACACACCCACCACACGATCCCTCGGACGAGCCTGAAGGCAAAGAGTCTGACTCGTCCCAGAATTTGCCAAAGGAACCTGCAAACCCCTATGAGGGTTTCGCTCCGTACCCAAGTACAGATCATCCGGAAGATCAGCCGTCTTTTGGTTCCCAGAATCAACAGACTCAAGCTCCACACTTCCCAGCTGGTAGCGTCGCCGGAGAAAACCAGCCGCTTCGTCCGCTTAGCTTAGATTACGTCGGGGCTGTTAAGTATGGTTTCCGCGCAACCTTCCGGAACTGGCCGGTATGGATTTTAGGTAGCTTGGCGCTATTCATACTCGTTGGTGGCCTTTCTGTCGTGTCTACGTATCAGAATCTGCAAAACATCGATCCAGCGACCGATGAAATCCCGGAGGTCTCGTTTACGCTTCAAATCGGGGTCAGCCTAGCAAGTGTGCTTTTGACCCCGTTCATGGTGCATGCGGCGAATCTCAACGCCGTGCAAGCACAGATCTCCTGGGGTGAAGTTTTCCGAGTCCACTCATATTGGCGCCCGCTGGTTGCGTCTATCCTGAACGGTCTCTTCGGTTCAATTGTCTACCTGCTTATTCTTGCTCCCACTGGTTTCGGAGCAACAAATTTCGGGGTTTTCTTGCTGGCTGGGTTTATTGCGTTTATCGTCAGTGTGCTCATTCAGCCTTTCCTGATGTTTTGGACCTATTACTCCGCCTACCCAGACGCAACGGTATTCGGGGCGTTAAAGCAATCCTTTGCAGTCGGTAAGCAGAACTACGGAGGACTTATCGGTTTTATTATTGCCATAGCGGTACTGATGGGCTTCGGCATGATGATCACGCTTGGCCTCGGTGCTCTTGTGATTCTGCCGGCGTACATGATTGCGCAAGGGCTACTTGCGCGCCATGGAATCCAGAAACTTCAGGTGCAGCAGCAGTAAATGAAGACAAGAAAGGCGCGGAGCTCTAGGGTGGAGAGCTCCGCGCCTTGTGCTATCCGACGTTAGGGCTTTACGCGCTTAAAGTCAGATTGTTCCAGGGCCCTGTCGTAAGCCTGGCTGATGGTCTTCGCCAACGCCTCGTATTCATCGGAACGGGCACTAGAAGACCTGTAGACGATTCCAATACTGCGTTGAGCGACTACATCAGGCGCAAATGAGGCTGTGGCTAACCCCTTGCGATTGCATTCCACTCCAACGGCACTAGCTGGAACGAGGGTTGAGCCATAACCGTTTGCCACGAGCTGGATAATAGTGGTCAGACTAGACGCATGGGAGACAGCATTCGCGGCTTCGCTCGGGTTCAAATGGGCTGTTCGGCATAAATCGAGAATCTGATCGTGCAGGCAATGGCCTTCACCAAGCAGCAGCAGGTCTAATTCGTCGAGCGCGTTCAGCGTGAGGTCGTTGCGGCCTGCAAGGCGGTGGTCCTCTGGCGTGACTACGTAAAATTCTTCATCGTAGAGGTGTACATCCACCATGCCGGCTGCCTCGGAGGGGAGGGCCATGATCGCGAAATCGATTTGTCCATCGCGAAGCAGTTGCAGTAAATGTTCGGTGCGGTCTTCCACGATCTGCGGTTCCAAGTCAGGGAATTCAGTCTGCAGGAGTGGTAGAAGATACGGCAGCAAGTACGGGGCTATCGTGGGAATGACACCGAACGTCAGTGGCCCCTTCAGCTCACCATCGACGCCACGTGAATGCGATAGGAAAGCGTCTGCTGCGTCGAGTGTTGCTCGCGCATAGGGCAGGAGTGCCTCCCCAGTTGGAGTAACGATGACTTTACGCGTGGAGCGTTCAATCAGTTGCACTCCCAACCCGCTTTCCAATGCCACCAATGCCTGGGATAAAGATGGCTGCGAAATATTTAATTTCTGTGCGGCTGTCCCGAAATGCTTATTGTCAGCAATGGTGACAAATGTTCGCATCTGAGCGAGGGTCGGGCGGTACTCTTTATTTGGCATGTTTGTAACTATAACCTATTGATTCATTCAGGGTCGATACGTCCCCGCTTGGTATGGAGATTAAAGTTCGCAAATCATGCCTCTACCTGCGTCGAAGCTCAACGTCGTTACATGAAAAAGTTAGGACGCGTCAAATCGCAAGGAGCTCAGGCGTACCTCGCCATGTGCGTCGGAAGCATCAAGGTCGACCATTGCAGTAAAGGCGAAACCGCCTTCGTCGTCAGGATCCTTCAAAACTTGGCGAACTTCCCACGCACGGCCGTCGTCGTTAAGCCTAAAATATTCTGGCCCACGGGCCGCGGGGGAGAAGTCGACGTCGTCGTATTCATCGAAGTAGGCGTCCATTGCGTCACCGAAGTCAGGTGCATCGTCAAGATAATCGAACATCTCCTCAAGCTGCTCCTCACGTTCTAGTGCAAACAACTCGACGACACGGAACATAAGGTTGCGTACCATGCGGGTGAAAGCACGCTTGTTGGCAGTCAACGCGTCGGGATCGGTGACGCCAAACGCGCGCTCGTGTTCCACCACATCCTGGGAAAGAGGCGTGTCCGGGTCCGCCAGCATCGCCCATTCATCGACGAGCGATGAATCAACTTGGCGTATCATCTCGCCAAGCCATTCGATGATCTCGTCCAGTTCCTCAGAGATGTATGCGTCCGGGACCGTGTGCTTGAGTGTGCGCCAACAATCGGTGAGGTACCGCAGGACTACGCCCTCAGAACGAGCAAGCTGATAGGTTGCCACGAAATCCGAGAACGTCATGGCATGTTCAATCATGTCGCGGACAATAGACTTCGGGGTGATGTCGAATTCCCGAGCCCACGGTGCGCCCGCAGTGAAAGTCTCGTATGCGGCTTCTAGTTCCTCGGCAAGAGGCTGTGGCCACGTGACGTCTTCAACCAGCGCCATGCGTTCGGTGTAATCCACGCCATCAGCCTTGAGCGCTGCTATCTCTTCACCGCGTGCTTGCTTCTGCTGTGCATTGAGAATTACCCGCGGGTTGTCCAGAATCGATTCGAATACCGAAATCACATCTAGATCAAACGTATCGGATTCCGGATCGAGTAATTCTAAAGCTGCTAACGCGAATGGTGCCAATGGTTGGTTGAGCGCAAAGTCCCGCTGCATCTCCTTGGCGAGTGTGTAGGTCCGACCTGTGGGGTCAGGGTGCGTTGGGTCGACCTTCTCCACGATCTCAGCATTGACCAAACCGCGAACTAGCTCCACGGTGGTCAGAATGTCCGAGTTTTGTTTGGAGCGCGTGTCATGATTAGTGCGCAAAAGGTGCTTGAAGTGGTCGTACGTATCCCCGGTGCGTCCGAGTAGATTAATGACCATCGAATTGGACACCCTAAATTGAGAGCTCATCGGCTCCGGCTCAGAGGTAATCAGACGGTCGAAGGTCTTCTTTGACCAGGTGACTTCTCCCTCGCGGGCATGTTTGAGACGTTGCTTCTTTAATTTTTTGGGGTCTTGTCCTGCGCGTTCGCGAAGCCGAGCATTCTCAATTTCATGTTCTGGTGCTTGCACCTCGACGGTTCCGTGGGTGTCATAACCAGCACGTCCAGCACGTCCCGCAATTTGATGGAATTCCCTAGATTTAATGATCCGTTGACGAGTGCCGTCATACTTAGCAAGACCGGTCATCAGGACTGTTCGGATTGGTACGTTGATGCCCACGCCGAGGGTGTCCGTGCCGCAGATGACTTTGAGCAGTCCTGTTTGCGAGAGGCGTTCGACCAGTCGCCGGTATTTCGGAAGCATGCCTGCATGGTGGACGCCGATTCCCTTCCGGACGAGGCGCGATAGTTGCTTCCCGAATGTCGTCGTAAAGCGGAAAGTACCGATCTCTTCGGCGATTTTTTCCTTTTCCTCTGCGCTGAGCAGCTGAAGTGAAGTTAGGGCTTGTGCGCGTTCAGTTGCTTCTCGTTGCGTGAAGTGCACTACGTAAATAGGGGCTTCGCCCCGTTCCAAAAGCTTCTCGACGGTCTCGTGGACCGGCGTATACACGTACTCAAAACTCAGCGGTACGGGCCGTTCTGCGCCCGCCACGAGATTCGTGTCCCGTCCAGTGCGACGCGTGAGGTCTTTTTCCAGGAAAGTTGTGTCGCCTAAAGTCGCAGACATCAGTAGGAATTGTGCTTGTGGCAGTTCCAGTAGGGGAACTTGCCAGGCCCAGCCACGTTCGGGATCGGAGTAGTAGTGAAACTCATCCATCACTACCTGATCGATGCGTGCCTGCTTACCGTCGCGCAGCGCAATATTGGCTACGATTTCTGCAGTAGCACAGATGATGGGGGCTTGACCATTAACTGTCGCGTCACCGGTCATCATGCCCACGTTTTCTGCGCCGAAAATTTCGCAGAGCGCGAAGAACTTTTCACTCACGAGGGCTTTGATCGGGGCTGTGTAGAAAGACCGTTGGCCGCGCGCCATAGCAATGAAGTGCGCTGCAGCAGCAACGAGGGATTTTCCGGAGCCAGTTGGGGTTGCCAAGATGACGTTATCACCAGCCAATAAGCCCAGGATTGCTTCTTCCTGTGCTGGATAGAAGCTTAATCCTCGCTGGCTATTCCATACTCGGAAGCCTTCGAAGATGGATTCATCAACCAGGCTTTCGGGGACTTCGGCAAGATCGGGCAACATTTCAGTGAGGAACACATCATTTACCCTACCGGTTAACCAAACCCGAAGGCGCAGGGACGTGCATCCCTTTAGGTTGGCAACGGCCCGCGAATACTACTCTCCGGGTTCGTCCTCAGAAGAAGAATCCTCGTGCGATTCTCCGTGGCGTCTAACATCATGGTTGTGATGGTCGTCTCCAGTTGAATGCGGATCATGAGAAACCTGATGCGACGGGCCGGGGAGACCGGTGGCGTCGATAGCGGCGAGGAATTGCTCAAACTCAGCGCTGATTTCCTCCCCTGTGGGAAGATTTTCTTCACCAGGAAGAATGCCCTGAGGGTTGCGTTCCCGATGGCGTTGTGCCTCCTGGTCAAATTGCTCTTCAAGGGCGTGGACGACTTGCTGAATCTCGCGAGAGGCTTCAGTTTGTTCCGCGAGCTGCTCATCGATACGCACCGTGTCTGCTTCTAACGTCCCCAGGGGGAATCGTAGTTGGGCATTGACCTCTACAGTTTGCAGAAGTTTGAGCATCGCTCGGGGATATGGTGACTGCGTGATGTAGTGGGGAACCTGCACGGAATACCCCGCGACTCGGTGCCCGCGGTCTGCCAGTGTTTTTTCCAAGTTCAAGGATGCTGATCCGGGTACTTGAAAACGACCGTCCCAATTGACAACGCGCTGAATCAACTCAGGGCTATTGCTGTGGCCTGAGACGACCGTAGGGCGGGTATGCGGTACGGCCATGGGGACTCCGTAGAGTGCGATTACCTTGTCTACGTTAAATTTCTGCGCTAAATCAGCGACGGCCTGACTGAAGGCACCCCACCGGAGATCAGGCTCAGGCCCAGAAAGGAGCAGGAAGCTCTGGCCACGGCTATCGCGAACAACGTCCATGCTTAATTCAAGCGACTCAACATCGATAATTTCGCTATCGCTAATGGTGACACCAGGCCGTCGTGAGCGGAAGTCAATCAGCTCATCAACGTTAAACGTTGCTATTGGGCGGTGTTCAAGCGCTGCTAAAAGATGATCTGCACTGCCACCCACAGCATGGCCAGCGTCAGCATAACCGTCCAAAGCGATTACTAATGTGGGCCCATCCGGAGCGGGGTTCGTAATCTCTGGAGAGGGAAATTCTAAGTCATACATTGCAGGTTGTTCATCGTACATAAATAGTC
Encoded here:
- a CDS encoding PAC2 family protein, whose amino-acid sequence is MYDEQPAMYDLEFPSPEITNPAPDGPTLVIALDGYADAGHAVGGSADHLLAALEHRPIATFNVDELIDFRSRRPGVTISDSEIIDVESLELSMDVVRDSRGQSFLLLSGPEPDLRWGAFSQAVADLAQKFNVDKVIALYGVPMAVPHTRPTVVSGHSNSPELIQRVVNWDGRFQVPGSASLNLEKTLADRGHRVAGYSVQVPHYITQSPYPRAMLKLLQTVEVNAQLRFPLGTLEADTVRIDEQLAEQTEASREIQQVVHALEEQFDQEAQRHRERNPQGILPGEENLPTGEEISAEFEQFLAAIDATGLPGPSHQVSHDPHSTGDDHHNHDVRRHGESHEDSSSEDEPGE
- a CDS encoding hydrogen peroxide-inducible genes activator — protein: MPNKEYRPTLAQMRTFVTIADNKHFGTAAQKLNISQPSLSQALVALESGLGVQLIERSTRKVIVTPTGEALLPYARATLDAADAFLSHSRGVDGELKGPLTFGVIPTIAPYLLPYLLPLLQTEFPDLEPQIVEDRTEHLLQLLRDGQIDFAIMALPSEAAGMVDVHLYDEEFYVVTPEDHRLAGRNDLTLNALDELDLLLLGEGHCLHDQILDLCRTAHLNPSEAANAVSHASSLTTIIQLVANGYGSTLVPASAVGVECNRKGLATASFAPDVVAQRSIGIVYRSSSARSDEYEALAKTISQAYDRALEQSDFKRVKP
- a CDS encoding DEAD/DEAH box helicase, whose protein sequence is MFLTEMLPDLAEVPESLVDESIFEGFRVWNSQRGLSFYPAQEEAILGLLAGDNVILATPTGSGKSLVAAAAHFIAMARGQRSFYTAPIKALVSEKFFALCEIFGAENVGMMTGDATVNGQAPIICATAEIVANIALRDGKQARIDQVVMDEFHYYSDPERGWAWQVPLLELPQAQFLLMSATLGDTTFLEKDLTRRTGRDTNLVAGAERPVPLSFEYVYTPVHETVEKLLERGEAPIYVVHFTQREATERAQALTSLQLLSAEEKEKIAEEIGTFRFTTTFGKQLSRLVRKGIGVHHAGMLPKYRRLVERLSQTGLLKVICGTDTLGVGINVPIRTVLMTGLAKYDGTRQRIIKSREFHQIAGRAGRAGYDTHGTVEVQAPEHEIENARLRERAGQDPKKLKKQRLKHAREGEVTWSKKTFDRLITSEPEPMSSQFRVSNSMVINLLGRTGDTYDHFKHLLRTNHDTRSKQNSDILTTVELVRGLVNAEIVEKVDPTHPDPTGRTYTLAKEMQRDFALNQPLAPFALAALELLDPESDTFDLDVISVFESILDNPRVILNAQQKQARGEEIAALKADGVDYTERMALVEDVTWPQPLAEELEAAYETFTAGAPWAREFDITPKSIVRDMIEHAMTFSDFVATYQLARSEGVVLRYLTDCWRTLKHTVPDAYISEELDEIIEWLGEMIRQVDSSLVDEWAMLADPDTPLSQDVVEHERAFGVTDPDALTANKRAFTRMVRNLMFRVVELFALEREEQLEEMFDYLDDAPDFGDAMDAYFDEYDDVDFSPAARGPEYFRLNDDGRAWEVRQVLKDPDDEGGFAFTAMVDLDASDAHGEVRLSSLRFDAS